A window from Kovacikia minuta CCNUW1 encodes these proteins:
- the ahcY gene encoding adenosylhomocysteinase produces MTATPIRPKELKHEVKDLSLAPKGKQRIEWAGREMPVLRQIQDRFAQEKPFTGIRLVACCHVTTETAHLAIALKNGGADSLLIASNPLSTQDDVAASLVADYGIPVFAQKGEDNDTYHRHVQIALDHRPNIIIDDGSDVVATLIQQRQHQIADLIGTTEETTTGIVRLQAMFRDGVLTFPAVNVNDADTKHFFDNRYGTGQSTLDGIIRATNILLAGKNIVVAGYGWCGKGTAMRARGLGANVIVTEIDAVKAIEAVMDGFRVMPMAEAAPLGDIFVTVTGNKHVIRAEHFDVMKDGAIVCNSGHFDIEIDLKSLGGQSSEVKEVRNFTQQYRLKNGKSVIVLGEGRLINLAAAEGHPSAVMDMSFANQALACEYLVKNKGKLEPGLHSIPRELDQEIARLKLQAMGVKIDSLTPEQVEYINSWTSGT; encoded by the coding sequence ATGACTGCAACCCCCATTCGTCCAAAGGAACTTAAGCACGAAGTTAAAGACCTGTCCCTTGCGCCCAAGGGGAAGCAGCGGATTGAATGGGCAGGGCGGGAAATGCCAGTCCTGCGCCAGATTCAAGACCGTTTTGCGCAGGAAAAGCCGTTTACAGGTATCCGTCTGGTTGCCTGCTGCCATGTCACCACGGAAACCGCGCATCTGGCGATCGCCCTCAAAAATGGTGGCGCTGATTCCCTATTGATTGCCAGCAATCCTCTGTCAACCCAGGATGATGTGGCAGCTAGCCTGGTCGCCGATTACGGTATCCCCGTTTTTGCCCAGAAAGGTGAAGATAACGATACCTATCATCGCCACGTCCAAATTGCACTGGATCATCGCCCCAATATCATCATTGACGATGGAAGTGATGTGGTGGCAACCTTGATTCAGCAGCGTCAGCACCAGATTGCTGACCTGATTGGCACCACAGAAGAAACTACCACTGGGATTGTCCGTCTGCAAGCCATGTTTAGAGATGGGGTACTGACCTTCCCGGCAGTTAATGTGAATGATGCCGATACGAAGCATTTCTTTGACAACCGTTACGGTACGGGTCAGTCTACCCTGGATGGAATTATCCGGGCGACCAATATTCTGCTGGCGGGCAAAAATATTGTTGTTGCTGGCTATGGCTGGTGCGGTAAGGGTACGGCCATGCGGGCGCGGGGCTTGGGTGCCAATGTGATTGTGACTGAGATTGATGCGGTCAAGGCGATCGAAGCAGTGATGGATGGCTTTCGGGTTATGCCTATGGCAGAGGCGGCTCCCCTGGGCGATATTTTTGTCACCGTCACGGGAAATAAGCATGTCATCCGAGCTGAGCACTTTGATGTCATGAAGGATGGGGCGATCGTCTGCAATTCTGGGCACTTCGATATTGAAATTGACCTCAAATCTCTGGGTGGTCAATCCAGCGAAGTCAAAGAAGTGCGCAACTTCACCCAACAGTACCGCCTCAAAAACGGCAAGTCAGTCATTGTTCTGGGTGAAGGGCGGTTAATCAACCTGGCTGCCGCTGAAGGACACCCCAGTGCGGTAATGGATATGAGCTTCGCCAACCAGGCACTTGCCTGCGAATACCTGGTGAAAAACAAAGGCAAGTTAGAACCCGGTCTACACTCCATTCCTAGAGAACTAGATCAGGAAATTGCTCGTTTGAAACTGCAAGCAATGGGCGTGAAGATTGACTCCCTCACTCCGGAGCAAGTGGAATACATCAACTCCTGGACATCGGGGACTTGA
- a CDS encoding two-partner secretion domain-containing protein, which yields MQKYWLNRWVQWGLMGLLAEGGAIALPSLTVAQVSNIVPDNTLLTPQADERSVVIQNFQGFPAEVIVGGARRGANLFHSFREFNVAVGRGAYFGNLDSALQTILARVTGSNRSEILGTLGILNAAGVTSRPNLFLINPHGIIFGPNASLDVEGSFVATTANAIQFGDRGNFSASVPESPAPLLTVTPSAFLFNQFVQQGGNAIESRALLEVPDGQSLLLLGGNIAPTPAATGNILLEGNGILGTTGLAASGGRVEVGSVGSAGAIELTSNDNQLSFQIADTTPRADISLTNAALINVGASRGGGDVVLDGRNITLTEGSLIGAGILRGGNSADSRAGDIRINATGNLGLEDGSVITNQVTRNAVGQGGNVTVIATNLFVRDGSQLTASIFGKGRAGNLMITVHDTASFDGQNRDETAASGAGSSVNRDAVGDGGNFSLTTGNLFLTNGAQLSAKTAGQGRAGNLTITVRGTASFDGQNQHGTASSGAFSRVEPGAVGDGGNFSLTAGNLFVTNGAQLNASTFGRGSAGNLTITAHDTASFDGTDRDGTASSGIFSRVNPDAVGNGGDLSLTAENLFVTNGAQLSTGTSGRGSAGNLTITIHNTASFDGESQDRTVSSGANSGVNPGAVGDGGDLSLTAENLFVTNGAQLSTSTSGRGRAGNLTITIYNTASFDGESQDRTVSGANSGVNLRAVGDGGDLSLTAGDLFVTNGAQLVTGTFGWGRAGNLTITVRDTAVFDGIDRDGTASSGAFSSVELGAVGDGGDLSLTAGNLFVTNEAQLSASSFGQGRAGNLLVHVRDTLQADNGTFSTIALQSSGGAIALTAKTIRLLGDSDITTSVFSGVGGGGNITLTADSIIALGDSDILAFAQDGVGGNITLNTPAFFGQNYRPAPFGTDPRTLDGNNRVDINASGTVSGIITLPDVSLIQNSLTQLSQTVIDTNALLASSCIDRTHQPTGSFYITGSGGLPLRPGDAPTSSFPTGAIRNVEKAEGMSQELGARSQESESLPPSTPHPWKLGDPIAEPQGVYQLPNGQLVLSRECEN from the coding sequence ATGCAGAAGTACTGGCTGAATCGATGGGTGCAGTGGGGTTTGATGGGGCTATTGGCAGAGGGAGGGGCGATCGCGCTTCCATCCCTTACAGTTGCTCAGGTTTCCAATATTGTCCCTGACAATACCTTGTTGACGCCGCAGGCGGATGAACGGTCTGTCGTGATTCAAAATTTTCAGGGATTCCCGGCTGAGGTGATTGTGGGTGGGGCACGCCGGGGGGCTAACCTGTTTCACAGTTTTCGAGAATTCAATGTCGCTGTTGGGCGGGGGGCTTACTTTGGTAACCTCGATAGCGCCCTGCAAACGATTCTGGCTCGCGTTACGGGAAGCAATCGCTCCGAAATTTTAGGCACTTTGGGAATTCTCAATGCGGCAGGGGTAACCTCTCGCCCCAACTTGTTTTTGATCAATCCCCACGGGATTATCTTTGGCCCTAATGCCAGCCTGGATGTGGAAGGATCGTTTGTAGCAACCACTGCCAATGCGATCCAGTTTGGCGATCGTGGCAATTTCAGTGCTTCTGTACCGGAGTCTCCCGCTCCCCTGCTGACGGTTACTCCCTCTGCCTTTCTGTTCAATCAATTCGTGCAACAGGGTGGAAATGCGATCGAAAGCCGAGCCTTGCTGGAAGTTCCCGATGGGCAAAGTTTGCTATTGCTGGGCGGCAACATCGCTCCCACCCCAGCCGCGACCGGAAATATTCTTCTGGAGGGCAATGGGATTTTGGGAACAACCGGACTAGCTGCATCGGGTGGACGGGTAGAAGTGGGCAGCGTTGGCAGTGCAGGGGCGATCGAACTCACCAGCAATGACAACCAACTGAGTTTCCAAATTGCAGACACAACCCCACGGGCAGACATTTCCCTAACCAATGCTGCGCTGATTAATGTGGGAGCTAGTCGTGGTGGTGGTGATGTGGTGTTGGATGGGCGCAACATCACCCTGACCGAAGGGAGCCTGATTGGAGCCGGAATTTTACGGGGTGGCAACTCTGCCGATAGCCGCGCTGGAGACATTCGCATTAACGCAACGGGCAACCTGGGACTGGAAGATGGGAGTGTGATCACCAACCAGGTAACACGAAATGCTGTGGGTCAGGGGGGAAATGTGACTGTCATCGCCACTAATCTGTTTGTACGAGATGGTTCCCAACTTACGGCAAGCATCTTTGGAAAGGGTAGAGCGGGCAATCTGATGATTACCGTACACGATACCGCTTCCTTTGATGGTCAAAACCGAGATGAGACGGCTGCCAGTGGAGCCGGGAGCAGCGTGAATCGGGACGCGGTAGGTGATGGGGGTAACTTCAGTCTGACGACAGGGAATCTTTTTCTCACTAATGGGGCACAACTCAGTGCCAAGACCGCTGGGCAGGGCAGAGCGGGTAACTTAACGATTACTGTACGCGGTACCGCTTCCTTTGATGGTCAAAACCAACATGGGACAGCGTCCAGTGGAGCCTTCAGCCGTGTGGAACCGGGCGCGGTAGGTGATGGGGGCAACTTCAGTCTGACGGCAGGGAACCTCTTTGTCACCAACGGGGCACAACTCAATGCAAGCACGTTTGGGCGGGGTAGCGCGGGTAACTTGACGATTACCGCGCACGACACCGCTTCCTTTGATGGAACTGACCGAGATGGGACAGCATCTAGTGGAATCTTCAGCCGTGTGAATCCTGATGCAGTAGGCAATGGGGGAGATCTGAGTTTGACAGCAGAAAATCTCTTCGTCACCAATGGAGCGCAACTTAGTACCGGCACCTCTGGGCGGGGTAGCGCAGGTAACCTGACGATTACCATCCACAATACCGCTTCCTTTGATGGAGAAAGTCAGGATAGGACAGTTTCCAGTGGAGCTAATAGCGGCGTAAATCCCGGTGCAGTAGGCGATGGAGGAGATCTGAGCCTGACAGCAGAAAATCTCTTCGTCACCAATGGAGCGCAACTCAGTACCAGCACCTCTGGGCGAGGCAGAGCAGGCAACCTGACGATTACCATCTACAATACCGCTTCCTTTGATGGGGAAAGCCAGGATAGGACAGTTTCCGGAGCTAATAGCGGTGTGAATCTCCGTGCGGTAGGCGATGGGGGAGATCTGAGTCTGACGGCAGGAGATCTCTTCGTCACCAATGGAGCACAACTCGTTACGGGCACCTTTGGGTGGGGCAGGGCGGGCAACCTGACGATTACGGTGCGCGATACCGCTGTCTTTGATGGAATCGACCGGGATGGGACGGCTTCCAGTGGAGCCTTCAGCAGTGTGGAGTTGGGAGCGGTAGGCGATGGAGGGGATCTGAGCTTGACAGCCGGGAATCTCTTCGTCACCAATGAGGCACAACTCAGTGCCAGCAGCTTTGGTCAGGGTAGAGCGGGTAACCTGCTCGTTCACGTCCGTGATACCCTTCAGGCGGACAACGGAACGTTTTCAACGATCGCACTTCAATCTTCAGGGGGTGCGATCGCGCTTACAGCCAAAACCATTCGGCTATTGGGGGATAGTGACATTACCACGTCGGTTTTCAGCGGGGTGGGTGGGGGTGGCAATATTACCTTGACCGCAGATTCCATTATTGCGTTGGGAGATAGTGACATCCTGGCATTCGCACAGGATGGTGTAGGAGGCAATATCACCCTCAACACCCCTGCCTTCTTCGGTCAAAACTATCGTCCTGCTCCCTTTGGCACCGACCCGCGTACCCTCGACGGCAACAACCGCGTAGACATCAACGCCAGCGGCACCGTTTCAGGCATCATCACCCTGCCTGATGTTTCCTTGATCCAAAACAGCCTTACCCAACTATCGCAAACAGTGATTGATACGAATGCTCTGCTTGCCAGTAGTTGTATCGATCGCACCCATCAACCCACAGGCAGCTTCTACATCACAGGTTCCGGCGGCTTACCCCTGCGCCCCGGTGATGCACCCACCTCGTCCTTTCCTACTGGAGCAATAAGGAATGTGGAGAAGGCAGAAGGTATGAGTCAAGAGCTAGGAGCCAGGAGCCAGGAGTCAGAATCTCTTCCGCCCTCCACCCCCCATCCCTGGAAACTAGGTGATCCCATTGCTGAACCTCAAGGCGTCTATCAACTCCCGAACGGGCAATTGGTGTTAAGCCGAGAGTGTGAGAATTAA
- a CDS encoding four helix bundle protein: protein MGAIESYRDLTVWQESMSLAESCYRMTKTFPKEEIYGMTAQIRRASASIPANIAEGYGREYRQEHIQSLRIAQGSLKELETHSYSHNE, encoded by the coding sequence ATGGGGGCGATCGAGTCTTATCGAGATTTAACAGTTTGGCAGGAGAGTATGAGTCTAGCGGAAAGCTGCTATCGGATGACAAAAACATTTCCTAAAGAAGAAATTTATGGAATGACTGCACAAATCCGTCGAGCATCAGCATCAATTCCAGCCAATATTGCTGAAGGATATGGACGGGAATATCGGCAAGAGCACATTCAGTCTTTACGAATTGCTCAAGGCTCTCTTAAAGAACTAGAAACCCACTCTTACTCTCACAACGAGTAG
- the panB gene encoding 3-methyl-2-oxobutanoate hydroxymethyltransferase — MSITTHQLMQWKPQGRAIVAVTAWDYAIAQVLDEAGVDLILIGDSLAMVALGHETTLPITLDEMLHHAKAVRRGVKRALLVCDLPFLSFQESPQQAIHSAGRILKEAGVQAVKLEGAHPAMVHTIAQIVQVGIPVMGHVGLTPQSVHRLGYRQQGKSPEAGERILQEAIALEQAGAFAIVLEHIPSDLADQITQKLTIPTIGIGAGAHCDGQVLVTADLLGLSSRQPPFAKSYANLRQTITQAVQTYGAEVREGRFPEG; from the coding sequence ATGTCCATCACCACTCACCAACTTATGCAATGGAAACCCCAGGGGCGGGCGATCGTCGCGGTGACTGCCTGGGATTATGCGATCGCCCAGGTTCTGGATGAGGCAGGCGTGGATCTCATCCTCATCGGTGATTCCCTGGCTATGGTGGCATTAGGGCACGAAACAACCCTACCCATCACTCTGGATGAAATGTTGCACCATGCAAAGGCAGTCCGGCGTGGGGTAAAGCGGGCGTTGCTGGTCTGTGATTTACCCTTCCTGAGTTTTCAGGAAAGTCCGCAACAGGCCATTCACTCCGCCGGACGAATTTTAAAAGAAGCTGGGGTACAAGCCGTCAAATTAGAGGGGGCACACCCAGCAATGGTGCATACGATCGCTCAAATCGTCCAGGTGGGCATTCCAGTGATGGGGCATGTAGGGTTAACGCCTCAGTCAGTCCACCGTTTGGGTTATCGGCAACAGGGCAAATCACCAGAAGCCGGAGAGCGCATTTTGCAGGAGGCGATCGCCCTGGAGCAAGCAGGCGCATTTGCGATCGTTTTGGAGCATATTCCCAGCGATTTAGCAGACCAGATTACGCAAAAGCTGACAATTCCGACGATTGGAATTGGGGCGGGTGCCCATTGTGATGGGCAGGTGCTGGTTACAGCCGATCTGTTAGGGCTTTCCAGCCGCCAACCCCCCTTTGCCAAGTCCTATGCCAATTTGCGTCAGACAATTACTCAAGCAGTCCAAACCTATGGGGCTGAAGTGCGGGAAGGGAGGTTTCCAGAGGGATGA
- a CDS encoding lipase family protein: protein MAVDYSRAVRYAIYSQEIYQNFSTITFGGLVAKPNLITQASTDTQCAILSEGNGITIVFRGSESQFDWETDFDTIQEQVKFDRQVIREEIVSDQEKVYPYAGESSSGALMHRGFVKAYFSVRDQIHEYIRTHEVSSVVATGHSLGGALATLCAVDVQYNFGKKASVEAFTFGAPKVGNDGFRTSFNERVPNSYRFVHGMDIVPELPRWWQGYRAVDKEIRIGQRFSWNFLSQRFKDHAIDRYINVLKEKAAQ from the coding sequence ATGGCAGTTGACTACTCAAGAGCAGTAAGATACGCAATTTACTCTCAAGAAATTTATCAAAACTTTTCGACCATTACCTTTGGCGGATTGGTTGCAAAACCAAACCTGATTACCCAGGCAAGTACCGATACCCAATGTGCCATTCTCTCAGAGGGGAATGGAATCACGATCGTATTTCGGGGCAGTGAATCCCAGTTTGACTGGGAAACTGACTTCGATACAATCCAGGAACAGGTCAAATTTGACCGGCAAGTGATTCGGGAAGAAATTGTCTCTGACCAGGAAAAGGTCTATCCCTATGCTGGGGAAAGCAGCTCAGGAGCGCTGATGCACCGGGGTTTTGTTAAAGCTTACTTTTCTGTCCGCGACCAGATTCACGAATACATCAGAACGCATGAAGTTTCCAGCGTTGTCGCAACTGGACACAGCTTAGGAGGAGCGCTGGCGACCCTCTGTGCGGTGGATGTGCAGTACAACTTTGGCAAGAAAGCGTCCGTTGAAGCCTTTACCTTTGGTGCGCCAAAAGTTGGCAACGACGGATTTCGGACATCCTTTAACGAACGGGTTCCGAATAGCTACCGCTTTGTGCATGGCATGGACATTGTGCCAGAGTTACCCCGTTGGTGGCAGGGATACCGTGCAGTAGACAAGGAAATTCGGATTGGTCAGCGCTTCAGCTGGAATTTTCTATCCCAACGGTTTAAGGATCATGCGATCGATCGCTACATTAATGTGCTGAAGGAAAAGGCGGCTCAGTAG
- a CDS encoding SWIM zinc finger family protein: MAKFSRTWWGQRWIESLESFTDSGRLSRGRSYASGGKILEFKITKGKIEATVRGSVNPYFGVYKEPKYKTVIEVKPIPPDGWAKAIARLSAKASFVSKLLLGEIPSNVEEELSKLNLHLLPASRADFKTSCSCPDSQQPL; encoded by the coding sequence ATGGCAAAGTTCAGTCGCACCTGGTGGGGGCAGCGCTGGATTGAATCGCTGGAATCCTTTACCGATTCTGGTCGGCTGAGCCGAGGACGCTCCTACGCCAGTGGCGGCAAGATTTTGGAATTCAAAATTACCAAAGGCAAGATTGAAGCGACGGTGCGGGGGTCGGTCAATCCTTATTTTGGGGTGTATAAGGAACCGAAGTACAAGACGGTGATTGAGGTGAAGCCGATTCCACCCGATGGCTGGGCGAAGGCGATCGCCCGTCTTTCCGCCAAAGCCAGTTTCGTTTCCAAGCTGCTGCTGGGCGAGATTCCCAGCAATGTGGAAGAGGAATTGTCAAAGCTGAATTTACACCTGCTGCCCGCCAGTCGGGCTGACTTCAAAACCAGTTGCTCCTGTCCCGATTCGCAGCAACCCCTGTAA
- a CDS encoding SRPBCC family protein yields the protein MSNWLEHTVQIEIDAPIELVWGLWSDLEQMPKWMKWIDSVTVLEDNPELSRWKLASGGFEFTWLSRILKVVDKQIIQWESVDGLPNRGAIRFYDRGDDGSIVKMTVSYAIPGLIGQIMDNLFLGRVVESTLLADLERFRQYALKAKAQG from the coding sequence ATGTCCAACTGGCTAGAACATACCGTCCAAATTGAGATTGATGCTCCCATTGAGCTGGTTTGGGGTCTCTGGTCTGACCTGGAGCAGATGCCTAAGTGGATGAAGTGGATCGATTCAGTCACGGTTTTGGAGGATAATCCGGAGCTATCTCGCTGGAAACTGGCGTCGGGCGGGTTTGAGTTTACCTGGCTATCCCGCATTTTGAAGGTGGTGGATAAGCAAATCATCCAATGGGAGTCGGTGGATGGGTTGCCCAATCGGGGGGCGATTCGGTTCTACGATCGCGGTGACGACGGCAGCATCGTCAAAATGACCGTATCCTACGCCATTCCCGGTTTAATCGGGCAGATCATGGATAACCTGTTCCTCGGTCGCGTTGTGGAATCAACCTTGTTGGCTGACTTAGAACGGTTCCGGCAGTATGCGCTGAAGGCAAAAGCTCAAGGATAG
- a CDS encoding ligand-binding sensor domain-containing protein: protein MLGTKFSTFSIGSALLWMGLQGLAGAGAIAGSPTLRTSKQQVLAQTIQPSEKTPQYLPVAPPPLGKPLPQQRQQNDQNLGRDYRISALQPDSEGNLWVGSWQGLAKINPTTGQILARISLPNTTIGALAQDKVGRIWVGTYDGLVRLDPRTGQITAQNFFLPSNKVLSLLIDRRGFLWVGTDNGLSMVSPDQGLLMTTVKNLPGVSANALTLDARGNLWVGTLDGLVQIDTASALIMRRVTNLPGTTIQALTTRFEVFKVRKPVPQKKQPNPRQIARTPARSRPPGKPRKPAKPKPQFITVTIVKSYLWVGTPSSLFALNPETGQIRLTAAKLQGTSVTDLQLDRSDRLWAGTINGLFRVNPLSGTVEGEIAANLPSRQILSLSPDTGGKLWVGTSQGLAWVSMQTFRTGVHQTFIGSGRR, encoded by the coding sequence ATGCTTGGCACAAAGTTTTCAACTTTTTCAATTGGTTCAGCACTGTTATGGATGGGGTTACAGGGGCTGGCAGGAGCAGGCGCGATCGCGGGCAGCCCTACCCTACGGACAAGCAAGCAGCAAGTTCTAGCTCAAACGATACAACCTTCAGAGAAAACTCCCCAATATCTTCCAGTTGCACCTCCCCCGTTAGGAAAGCCTTTACCGCAGCAGCGCCAACAGAATGACCAGAACCTCGGCAGAGACTATCGGATCAGTGCCTTACAGCCCGATAGCGAGGGGAATCTTTGGGTGGGTTCCTGGCAGGGGCTTGCTAAAATCAACCCCACAACCGGGCAAATCCTTGCCCGGATTAGCCTTCCCAACACCACGATTGGTGCCCTGGCACAAGATAAGGTCGGGCGGATTTGGGTGGGCACCTACGATGGGCTGGTACGTCTAGACCCACGCACAGGGCAGATTACGGCTCAAAATTTCTTTTTGCCGTCTAACAAGGTTTTGTCCTTGCTGATTGATCGGCGGGGTTTCCTGTGGGTTGGAACTGACAATGGATTGTCAATGGTTAGTCCCGATCAGGGCTTGCTGATGACAACAGTCAAGAACCTGCCTGGGGTCAGTGCCAACGCCCTTACTCTGGATGCCAGGGGAAACCTCTGGGTTGGCACCTTGGATGGGCTGGTTCAAATTGACACTGCCAGTGCCCTGATCATGCGGCGAGTTACCAATCTGCCAGGAACCACCATTCAGGCTCTAACAACACGATTTGAAGTATTCAAGGTCAGAAAGCCCGTCCCCCAGAAGAAGCAACCCAATCCGCGTCAAATTGCCAGAACCCCTGCCCGATCGCGTCCACCGGGAAAACCTCGAAAACCCGCCAAACCTAAACCCCAGTTCATTACAGTGACGATCGTCAAAAGTTATCTCTGGGTTGGTACGCCCAGCAGTTTGTTTGCACTCAACCCCGAAACCGGACAAATCAGGTTAACTGCCGCCAAGCTGCAAGGAACCAGCGTTACCGATCTCCAGCTTGACCGCAGCGATCGCCTCTGGGCAGGCACCATCAACGGTTTGTTTCGGGTGAATCCATTAAGTGGCACAGTTGAGGGTGAGATTGCCGCCAACCTTCCTTCCCGTCAGATTCTTTCCCTTTCTCCAGACACCGGGGGCAAACTGTGGGTCGGAACCAGCCAGGGGTTAGCATGGGTAAGTATGCAAACATTTCGAACTGGAGTTCACCAAACATTTATTGGCAGCGGCAGAAGATAA
- a CDS encoding DUF3124 domain-containing protein: protein MRRLWLSRNLGAIALIALAACTPQATSQNAQTDSHENGVGLKQVTLNKSAIKQGQTVYVPVYSYIYHYNNQRHVINLAVTLSVRNTDLKNPIIITAVRYYDNDGKLIKQYLEKPVELAPLASTSFFIETNDTRGGLGANFIVDWVAETVVTEPVIEAVMIGTASTQGISFVSGGRVIQRFKK, encoded by the coding sequence ATGCGGCGACTATGGTTATCTCGAAATCTGGGGGCGATCGCACTGATTGCCCTTGCAGCTTGTACTCCCCAAGCGACCTCTCAAAATGCACAGACTGATAGCCATGAAAATGGTGTTGGACTTAAACAAGTCACCTTAAACAAGTCCGCAATCAAACAAGGTCAAACGGTTTATGTTCCGGTTTATTCCTATATTTATCACTACAACAATCAGCGGCATGTCATTAATTTGGCCGTCACGCTCAGTGTTCGCAATACCGACTTAAAAAATCCCATCATTATCACCGCGGTACGGTACTACGACAATGATGGGAAACTCATCAAACAATATTTAGAAAAGCCTGTAGAACTCGCTCCCCTCGCTTCAACCAGCTTCTTTATTGAAACCAACGATACCAGGGGCGGTCTCGGTGCCAACTTTATTGTAGATTGGGTCGCCGAAACCGTTGTGACCGAGCCTGTGATCGAAGCAGTCATGATTGGGACAGCTTCAACCCAGGGGATTTCTTTCGTAAGTGGTGGGCGGGTGATTCAACGATTCAAAAAGTAG
- a CDS encoding glycosyltransferase family 4 protein, whose protein sequence is MSTTAAVFYKGDAYHTGGRQLLGRQVAGEGFLKGLIQHGTSESVYCFTQTHAEFSQFCDRVKPWVGQPRQLQWISADNPPQLSLPGAIFRPDSVISSLLWERRFFDQHAYSICGITHSIASKEALEDLGKLLLAPVQPWDALVCPSIAVKTVVERLWDSWSEYLAQRTGGKPDRLIQLPVIPLGVDCATFPQGTAAIATRHSLRQKWGIGEQDIVVLYMGRLSLSTKAHPVPMCMALERAQRETGATVHLLLVGWFESDMESIGFQESVQLFCPSVNTLCLDGRSPENRTTVWAAADIFISLADNLQETFGLTPSEAMASGLPVVVADWNGYQTSVRHEVDGFRIPTLLPPSGAGLDLALEHLNDRLGYGAFVAQVAMTTAVDIDACTQALIHLIQDSDLRQRMGASGRQRAEQVFDWKVVIAAHETLWQDLAEIRATASASVPVQAGMSPYPLGDDPFHLFSHYPTATLTAEQMVHLGEMASTETLNLLQRFGVTNVGAERRVSPETIAAMVQTIAQQGPQSVGTLFQQYGGDRPLVLLQTIGYLLKFDVLRLGHNG, encoded by the coding sequence ATGAGTACGACAGCGGCAGTTTTCTACAAGGGGGATGCTTACCATACGGGTGGTCGGCAATTGTTGGGACGCCAGGTTGCAGGGGAAGGATTTTTGAAAGGACTGATTCAGCACGGAACATCTGAATCTGTTTACTGTTTTACGCAAACTCATGCGGAGTTCAGCCAATTTTGCGATCGCGTCAAGCCCTGGGTTGGGCAACCTCGCCAGCTCCAGTGGATATCTGCTGACAATCCACCCCAACTTTCTTTGCCCGGTGCCATTTTTCGCCCGGATTCGGTGATTTCTTCTCTCCTGTGGGAACGCCGCTTTTTTGACCAGCACGCCTATAGCATTTGCGGAATTACCCACTCGATCGCCAGCAAGGAAGCGTTAGAAGATCTGGGAAAACTGTTGCTTGCCCCAGTCCAACCCTGGGATGCGCTGGTTTGTCCTTCCATTGCAGTAAAGACCGTCGTTGAGCGGTTGTGGGATAGCTGGAGTGAGTATCTGGCGCAACGTACCGGAGGGAAACCCGATCGGCTGATTCAATTGCCAGTCATTCCACTGGGTGTAGATTGTGCCACCTTTCCCCAGGGTACCGCAGCGATTGCCACTCGCCATTCCCTGCGACAAAAGTGGGGGATCGGGGAACAGGACATCGTTGTGCTCTATATGGGACGGTTGAGCTTGAGTACAAAAGCGCATCCGGTTCCCATGTGCATGGCGTTAGAGCGAGCACAGCGGGAAACAGGCGCAACGGTTCATCTACTGCTGGTCGGTTGGTTTGAGTCAGACATGGAATCGATCGGGTTTCAAGAGAGTGTGCAGCTCTTTTGTCCTTCTGTAAACACCTTGTGTCTGGATGGGCGATCGCCCGAAAACCGCACCACCGTCTGGGCTGCCGCCGACATCTTCATTTCCCTGGCAGACAACCTCCAGGAAACCTTTGGACTCACGCCAAGTGAGGCGATGGCATCCGGGCTTCCGGTAGTCGTTGCCGATTGGAATGGTTACCAGACTTCCGTGCGCCACGAAGTAGATGGGTTTCGCATCCCCACCCTGCTCCCACCCAGCGGAGCAGGTCTGGATCTGGCTCTGGAACACCTCAACGATCGCCTGGGTTACGGTGCCTTTGTTGCTCAAGTCGCAATGACAACCGCTGTGGATATCGATGCCTGCACCCAGGCACTCATTCACCTGATTCAAGATAGCGACCTGCGCCAGCGCATGGGCGCAAGCGGACGGCAGCGGGCAGAACAGGTGTTTGACTGGAAGGTGGTAATCGCTGCCCACGAAACTCTGTGGCAAGACCTGGCAGAAATTCGCGCTACTGCATCTGCGTCGGTGCCTGTGCAGGCGGGAATGTCTCCCTATCCGCTCGGTGATGACCCATTTCATTTGTTTTCCCACTATCCCACTGCCACGCTGACCGCCGAACAGATGGTGCACCTGGGTGAAATGGCATCCACGGAGACGTTAAATTTACTGCAACGGTTTGGGGTAACCAATGTCGGAGCAGAACGGAGAGTTTCACCGGAAACCATTGCGGCAATGGTGCAAACGATCGCCCAACAGGGTCCCCAATCCGTTGGTACCCTGTTTCAGCAGTATGGGGGCGATCGACCCCTGGTTCTGTTGCAAACGATCGGTTATTTGCTTAAGTTTGACGTATTGCGACTGGGGCACAATGGGTAG